DNA sequence from the Anas acuta chromosome 21, bAnaAcu1.1, whole genome shotgun sequence genome:
TATGTCATTCATTTTACATAGCCGGTCatgtatttttgcttgtttttctttaaatgaaagtaaccctgttttgatttcttttaatctccTTGCATTGCCTCTGATAACTGTCTTCATACTCTTGTCAGGCTCACAGGCCGCTCATTAGCAGaagtaacattttcttttttttctccaaggaCGAAAGCAAAGGGCATAAAGGATTGTTCCCACATAATTTAATTTACCTGACAACAACTGTTTTGAATGATGCTTTTAGAACTTTGTTAGGTCACAAGAAAGACACCTGGTTTTATCTTTAGATGCTAGAGAAGGCTGTATAGGACTGCATTGACTTCTGCTGATATTGATCCGTTCAGATTCTGCTTCTGTACTGCCATTGTACATCCAAGTCAAAGTTCAGGAGGTTTAAATTGTAGTGCAGCATTGGAACAGGCAGTTCAGAGAGCAGCCTCCTAGATTGCTGCCCTTGAAGGTGTTCCAGATTTGGCTAGACAAAGCATGGCTGATCCAAGATGACATTGGTGCTAGCCTTCTTCCTCTAGGAGGTAGGACTGGAGACACTCAGAGCTCTCCTGTGACCAGCAGTTCTATgatttttgctattatttttatttttccttgtacatttttcatcatcatcatgACTCTTTCTGATTGCTTTGAACGCTCTTAAGTGCTACTTCTTAATGCATATTTTGATTCTTCACTGGTTTTCAATATGCCATTCTcttgtcttctgcttttccatTCCTCGTTTACTCTGATTAGGTGGTGGGTGTCAACTTCAAGGAACATTCCTCTTATACCTCTATTTCTGTGTGCAATCCTGGGTTCCTTGTCCTGTTCCTCTGTCTGTACTTTGTCATTGAAAGACTGCCTCTGTTTGCTTGGTTTATGTTTATTGTGTTCAAAAAACCACAGTCAAGAGTAAAGACATAGATTCATCATCCCCCATTTAGTGTCTCAGCTTTAACTGTCTTATTTTCTGGCAGCTATCTTGCTGTTCCTTAAAAAGATGAGACATGGAATCAAAACCATCTTCCTTCTCCTGTTTCAGGTAATTCATAAACAATTCCACATGCCAGGTAAACCTATGATTTATGTGATActagattttgttttctccttcaaCTGCTGCATAAATataccccattttttttttccattaagttATCTAaagttatgtatttattataaaaaaaaacaaaaaaaaccacttgtcatttttttaaaaggtttggGAAAACAGGCTTTCAGCTGttattttcataattaataCCAAAAAAATACCCAAAAGCTCAAAATGAATGTCCTTTTCCAACCATTTGGTATATATTCAATTCTCATTCTGAAgaactgagatttaaaaaaaaaacaaaaaaaacaaatatatttgtttagtgtgagctatgaaaatatttgagagCCCCAGAGATCtctgtagcagaaaaaaatgattagaTACTGACAGTGACTGCTGCATGTATAATCCTTTCTTTACTCCTGgctcttcagaagaaatatgCCATCCTCCATGATTTCGGCACTCTTTcaatttttcaatgaaaatttatatatatatatatgtatgtatatatataattctgcTGGTATTATGGAATATATTCAGTTTCTTCCCTGAAGCATCTGGTCACTGTCAGAGATTATTCCATTACCTAGCTATGCCAATGTCTACATTTCTTATATTTTGGTTCCTATAGTCTGCAGAAGTACTTGGCTTTGAACTTCAGATAGCCTAACTGGGCTAATAGTACTGTATCTTCAGctccatttattatttaaattgaccttgatgaaactgaaaaatgccCGACCTGCCATCTGGCTACAGCTGAATCAAGGACTGTTCCTGGGTCCCTCTCTGACAGTCATTAGCATCTGTTAGCATAACAACAGTGCTATATAGCTGAGCGTCTATCTAAAATCTCAACTGCTGAGGGTTAGCAGAGTTAAGGGAGGATTACAgctatttttatgtattttttaaccCAAGTCTCTAGGTTAAAGTTATCAGTCAGACTAGGATAAGCACATGTGCTCAGGGTTTAGTTAATGAATTTACAACTTCGTTAGAAACCATAACTGGACTGCAGAGGCCAGCAGTTTACATATACGATCTGGTCAAGCTGGCAGCGGGGACTTCTAATAATTTGCAAGGTAGAGCAACACGAGTTATAAACCCAGAACAATTACTTCTATGTTCCTTTTAAGTTTCTACATGGATAAGTACAGCAGAATTGTAAGGGCAGTAGTTCCATATTCTAGCACAGATGTTCCAACACCACCTTgttgatttttctgaaatatctcAGGGAAGTCTGAAGTCGATTGAAGGTTGCTATTAGTTGGAAGGCAGCATAAATGtgaatgaaaggagaaaaaactaATTCTAGCAAAAAGGGCTGAGTTTTGGAACAAAGAGTCATAATCATCCAGTCCTTGCCTGCAGACATTCAGTGTAATTTTTCCATTAGGTAGCAGGGTCCCTATAACATATATTTCTGTGCATCAACACACATTTTTGCATCACAAATGTTAAACACAGGACAAAAGAAATTGTaaggaagagctgggaggagttgaaggaaaaacatttctgtctcTTGGTCTAGCTGTTGTACGAAATGAAACCCTAATGAAGTTCTATGTCACATTccaatatgatttttttttttaactgtgaaaaATGGCAATTGTTCTTTTACCCTGTTCTAAATGAGCCTAACCGAGGAGGGTGCTATACCAGacgacctccagaggtcccttctcAAAATTATTTGACGATGTCAAGTAACAAGATTGAAATTGTCTTCGAACAGGCATCCGGATTATTTTATCCAcgtggaagaggaagaaaatatctgTACTGTTGCACTCCCACTTGCAGTATGATGGTTTTGGGTGTCCTCCATTGTTTGAATACAAAACTTTCCTATTATAAAAATGTTGCTGTATCGAGTAACACAATATATCCTACTGCACAGAACTACAAATATTTCCCATTCAGGTGGCGCCTTCCTTCCACACACAAAAGCTATCTAGCCGTGCCGTTAACAATAGCAGTGCATTGTGTACGGTAAGGTAGCGGGCCTCCTGGGCAGCATGTGGGTGTGGGAAGAGGAAAGCAGCCCAGACTGCGGGGCGAGCAGGcggagggagctgctgggctgcgcCTGCATTCGGTGCGTTGCCCCTTTAATTGTGTCCCCAGCCCTCGGGCGTCTCTGTCCAACGCCCACGTCAGCAAATACCTTTTGTTTCTCTCACGTTCGGGCTGCCAGGGCTCGGGGCTGCGCGACCAGCACGGCGCCGTGAGCCGCAGCGAGCCCCGAGCGGGGGCCGGGACCCCGCATCCTCCGCCTGCTCCTCCCGGCCGAGCGGCAGCCGCCCGCGGAACCCAGCCGGTGAGTGGCGGCTGCGCAGCCCCGCGCCGGCCGCTCGGGCTCGGAGcgggcgccggggccggggcagcccgGGGCGGGCTGCGGCGAGGGACGTCGGGGGCTCCGGGGCGCCGGCAGCCGGCGGGAGCCGGCGGgagcggggggcggccgggctgcGGAGCGGCGGGGAGAGCGGCGCGGGCGCCATTTGCAGCCCCGGGCGCGGCTGGAAGGAGCCGGGCGCGGCAACAAAGGGCTGCGCGGGAGCGGGCGGCGGGTGCGCGGCGAGAGGGGCCGCGCGGGGCGGGCTGGGGCGCTGCCagcgcggggcggccgcgggcagcggcagcggggccgcgccgggcaccgggcggcgggcggcggggagcgccCGAGGCGCCGGCTGAGCGGGAGCCGGGGCTCCGGTGGGGCGAGCGGctcgggggggctgcgggctctgagccgtgctgtgccgtgccgagccgctGGGGAGCCACAGACGCGCCTGGCCGGGCGGGGGCTCTGTGCCCGCCGGGCGTCTCGGGCTGCCGGGTCCGAGCGGCCGGGGAGCGGgtgagcggcggcggcggcttcTGCCGGGTCTGGGGGAGCCCGGCCGGGAGCTGGGAGAGGCTCTGCCCGCCGCTGGCCGCAGGGACTCGCACCCGGAGCGCGGCAGTCCGTGCTGCTGAAGGGCTGAGTCGTTTTTGTCCTGTCCGTGAATCCTTTCTGTCTTCTCGGATGCAATCTTGGACTTTTAGGTTATGCGCTCTTCTTGCCGAGGCATCTTTTCACCTCTTTTAGAGTTGTTCAATTTACTCCGCTATATTATGCGGGGCGCGGGGGTGGAGCTATATGGGACATGCGATGCTTGCagctttcatgtttttaaagataGTGCTCATCTCTTAAAATAGCATTCAGCAACATCGATTTAGTTTTAGATTGTCATgaatatgctttttaaatttttttttctttactttagaGCAAGACTTCCTGTTACTCCCTCACTGGAATGGAGATTTCTTCCCATCAGTTTCACCTCCTAGAGCAGTTAAATGAGCAACGGAAGCAAGACTTATTTTGCGACTGCAGTATCCTGGTGGAGGGGAAGGTCTTCAAAGCGCATCGAAATGTCCTGTTTGCCAGTAGTGGATATTTCAAGATGCTGCTTTCACAGAGCTCCAAGGACACGAGTCAGCCAACAATAGCTACCTTCGAGGTCTTCTCTCCAGAGACATTTATGGTTATCCTGGACTTTGTGTATTCAGGCATATTGCCTTTAACTGGTCAAAATGTGATTGAAGTGATGTCAGCTGCTAGTTATCTGCAGATGACAGATATTCTTAATGTCTGCAAGACATACATTAAATCCTCCCTGGATATtaatgaaaaggagaaggatCAATACCTTAGCCTTTCAGCCAAAAGTACCAACAGCGAACCTGCTCATCCAACTCTTTATCGgtccagaagaaaagcaaagagcaacCCAAGGCGTTCCTATTCAATTCCAGATGAAAAGGCTAACATGGTGAATGAAAACTCGTGGAGTAGTTACAGCAGCTACCTGTCCTCACAGATGATTCTTCAGCGGGCAGACACACAGCTATCAAAGAGGGGCAGAAAACAGAGCTCAACAAGAAAGCGCCGAAAGCATCTAGGATTGTCCCAAACTCGTGATTTTGGGCAGTGCAAATCAAACAAAGCTGAGCGGGCTGGCGAAGGTTGCAATGCATCGGACTCTAGTCACCTCTCTCGGGCTAGAGAGGAAGCTGATTTTGATGCAGAGAATGATGTTGATCATAATGATTATGGATATAATCACGAATCAGAAGTAATACCGAAGAGGTGGTCTGTTGCTCAGCTAGAACAAGAACTTTCGCGAACTTCTCCTGAGTTCATGgaattaaaagcagaagaacTGTACACCTCAGTGCCCACAGTTTTAGGTGTAATGAGTAGTTGGAATGAAGgtaaaaaaatacttctgatttTGCAAAGTTGGCCTTTATTTAGAAGTCAGATAAGAGAATCTTGTATGGCTGCATGAGAACCAAAATGATGCCTAGTCTGTCAGGTTACTGACATACCACTTACTCTATTGTAGCGCCTGGCAGAATGAGAGGCTTTGAAGCCAGAACAGGACAAGAGAATTAGAATCAGAGAGCCTGACCCAGGTATTCTGTAGTTAAAATAATACGTGCCTGATTATTTGGACCTAAATGGAGTTTTATGATGCCTAAAGGGTTGCAATTGACTTAAGGACCTGAAGGACTGAATCACCCTTGTAACACCCCTGGTATCTGGCAGTAGTAGAGGTGTTCAGCCTGATCCTGTGCTCTTTACAAGAGAAGGTTCCTGGTGTTGGTGCCGTGCTGCATTTCCCTGAAGGTGCAAACCAACCCAGAACTTCACGATCGCTTGGTTGCACTGCATAAAGCGTCTAAGCTCTTGGTGAACTGGCAGCATGTGTCTGAGGTGGTGGAATAAAGCTGACAGCTATATTCTTACACACATTGTTTTGGGAACTAATCTAATATAGCTTATTATAAAGGCATAACTTTAAGGCTTCAAAATCCTACTATACTACAGAGATTACAAATACCTAATTTCTGAAGTAGTAGCTAATGCAAGAGTCAGCTATAATATACATTGTCATCTATGTATTCATGTTCATCTGTATGTCTAAAATTAAACACTTGgaataaggaaaaatatgtcATCAAATGCCTAACATATTCAGTAAGAACTACTGCTTTCTAGGGAtgatattttgtgattttttttttttatttagtgaCAAACCAGAGGAAAAATGACCTGCTACTTACTTaagcttaaaaataatcaaatgtgAAGAAAGACTGCAGTGTTTGACATGttccctgtgtttctgtgaCAGATGACCTACCTCGGATGCGATTCAAGTGCCCCTTCTGCACACACACGGTGAAACGACGCGCAGACCTGAAGCGACATCTTCGGTGTCACACAGGGGAGCGACCGTACCCGTGTGAAGCGTGTGGGAAGAGATTCACTCGACTGGAGCATTTACGTAACCACTTCCAAACGGTACGCCATGTCAACAGGAGATTCAGCCTAGGAAAGAAAGCCCGAGATTTCATTGGTACCAGCTGTTCGGTCATTTCTATAACTAGTACCAGAGGGGTGTCCTAGCTGAGTATCAACTTCAATTATTCAGTATTTAAATTGGAAGATTTGATTTTTACCTTTACTTTTTAGAACAATCcaatgatttttccttttttcttttatttaaaaataaactgtgtttGGTTGAGCACTGaccttttcaaattttaaatctttttagaTACATCAAGCTGGCAAACTTATCTGCAGAAAATGCAAGCGGCATGTAACTGACCTAACAGGATGTGTTGTTCAGCAAGGAACAAGACGCTACAGACTGTGCCATAAGTGTCTAGCAGAAGCTAATTTTGACAGCAACCCTGACGATTTAGATGCAGAACATTCTCCTGTCTCCTCCACAGGAAACAAACATTCCAGTTGGGCCTtggaagaggaacagaaatCAGATGATGAAACAATGGAGGAACCGTATAACTTGGTTGTCCGACATGTTAGTAGTGATGATACTCCGAATGAGGCAGATGAAAAGGTGAAACCAAATCTTAGGtagatatatttgtatatttgttaTTGCTGTATTCAAGATTAAATTACTTGTGTTTTACCAACTAATGCTGGTTTATTAGTTCattaaatattgttaaaatGATATCGTTAGAAACAAAATAGGGCTACAAACAAGTTGCTTTGTACTCACAGACACACAACAGTGTAACTACTTCTAAACATCATCCAGAAATTACTTATTATCTGGAAACTATTTAGAAAAATTGCTTTATATTTCTTCAAAGACTTACTCAGAGCTCCGGTTCATAAGGAAAGTATAAACTATTTTACAGTTCCACAAGGAAGATTCTATACTacatagatttaaaaaaatgataatttgctttgaaaaagtcTTACAAAAGCATctaagaaatgtaaaacaatttTGTTGACACTGTAACTAACATGTATATACACTTAAACTTCCTAAGAAAGGAGTAAACAAATAGAATTCGTCCTGCCGTactgcagctttgttttctgatcTATCTGTTCCTCATAGTTCTGAAAAGCATGAaccattttaaagaataaacacTGCCATACAGAGTAGAATAATGAACAGCACATCTGTAGTGCATTTCCATAGTATGAGTTTGCCTTTTCAGGTAtgaagttttttggttttttttttgtactgtgaaTTTAAAGCAAAGCTAAACTAACATGGTtccaaggaaataaaagcacaatCACTGGAAGTACAGTTCTcagctttcttccatttttttcaggactGGTGCAAGATTTGCTTAAACTCTTGTCTGTCTTATGCTAAAATACCACAGAGGACAAGCCTCTTTAATTTCAATGGGACACATCATGCATCATGTAGCTATTTTAGAAAAGCTatcctaaaaagaaaataggatgCTCAAAGGCTGCTTGaccaaacaataaaaattacaatttcCTTTAGAGTTTAAGCAACCTTTGCACTTCTGGAGTCTTCAGCTTTAGTAACGATATTCTTTTTGCAGTCTTACTCTCTTTTGAGTAAGAGAACCAAGCCTCCCTagagaaactgaaaatggttagtgctttttttttttattaaaaggtGAAGTGAAAAAATAGAAGCTTTTTGGACTAAGTAGAGAATGGCATTAACAATGGGAACTCTTGATAGAGACCTGCTGTTTGCTCTCAtgtctcttttttatttcacttttccttAGAAAGGAAGGTTAGCAGGACCTGTAGCTTAAGGTTACTGCCAAATGAGCAAAAATTCCCTTTGGAGAATTTAAGAGCAGTCATACTGATTCAAGGTTCTGTCTCCACTGGCGTCATTAGCAGATAACTACTAATCTGAAGTAGAAGAGGACAACCCTATGTAAGAATTCCCTAATGCTCTCCCTGACtccaaacattttcagtttaggGGATTTTCTTAATTCAGGATTTAGTACATCTAGCAATCACCAATGCATGTCTCTTTGAAGTACTTCCCCACTTACCCTTAAACTCATCTATACTTACATCAACAGTATCCTTTAGCAAACACCTCCACAGGTTTAGTGTGCCTGTGTAAAACCCTCTCCTTTGAACTGCTCCCAGAACTGCCACTGCTGCCTCTAGCTGATCCCACAGGGACTGCACATGAAAAGCTTTCTCAACTAACAGCAAAAAAGGGAGGTTTTGCAGTTCAAGCATGTTTATGAAGTAACTGCTTGCAGGTAGTGTTGAGCTGGGCCCCAGCTGGGTGAGAATATGGCCAGCTGAGAAAACACCTGCTTACTGAGGCCTGTCACTTCCTGCGGCTGTTAAAATGGCGACTGTAACCTGTGTTACAgtatttaaatactgaaaaaataataatgagtaACAATTAAGTGCTTTTCTAGTAAGTTCCTGTCAGCATCTGTAAGAGCAGAGCAGTTTATGGTGTCACTACAGGTTGTGACTGATGGTGTACTACCACGTTAAAGTTTAACTACATTAACGTCCCTTCTCTAGTTttagtgggaaaaaataaaaaaaaatacaaataaaaagccTCTACCGCCTGCACCCACCTCACAGCCCCGCTCTCGCCTCAGGCGCTGTGGAGATCAAAACCGCCTCACACTCGATGCCTGATTGGCTAACCGCGGTCACCTGACCCAGCCAGCCAATGAGGTGTCGAAGCCGCTGCTGAGGGGCGGTAGCGGCGCTGAGCCGGGTGAGGGCCCGGAGCGGTCACCCCGAGCCCGCCGCGGCCGCCATTGGGGGCCCTGGGCTggtgggctggggacaggccCTGGCCTTGCTCTTTCTGCACAGCTCCACCGTGCTGGCACTGTCCCCAGTCCCAGCAGGACACCACGGACATTTGCTGGAGCCCTGGGGCTCCTTCAGTGGGGAGAGAAGACCCGCTGTGTGAAAATCGTACTTGTTCACAAAGGGGTCTGCTCACCTCAACACAGAGCAAAGCACAAATGTAATCTGTTAGACTCAAAAATCCACCAGCCAAAGTTACTCACAGCCAAAGATATTCACACAAAGCTGTTAATTCTTTTagttggttttatttcagtgtcaaaggtttctcaaaaaaatagattttatccCTCATCTTCAcaataggaaataaaaactgtCCAGTCCATTTAAGatgattttacagaaaaataaagatgagaCATCACCTCCAGTGGCAAAGCACCTCTAAAATTTACCACAAAAACAGGTCTTGGCAGTGCAGACCTTCCCTTACTCACTGCGCCTATGTCACACTTGAATAGCAATGGCAGGTACTGCACATTTGCTGTCccgtgatttaaaaaaaaaaacaatttttaatttatttttgatttagtGATCTCAAGTCTAGTGTTTGACTTTAAAGGAAAAGCTAAAAGAAGCTTTTCAGGGGTTAGGCACACAAGCTCAGAATGCTGTATATATTGAAAAGAGATTAATCGCATGGACTCCTCTCAGTGGTAAAAAACAGTGTAATAATCAAAAAGAGTCAGTTTGACATGTGAATCGCCATGCACAGTCCTCCCATCTGAGGGATGCTCTACATTGtcctttgtaaaaaaaaaatgggagctGAACCTGATTGTCTGCTTCTTCTAAAAGATGAGAATCAGTTTTCACAACACATAGTTAGGAGTGAACCTGTGGAGAATCTGATGAATTCCTTTTAACAGTGGCAGCAAAGCAATCTACTTTTTTAGGATAATAAGTGGCTATTAGTATTCCTTGTACACCGTCACATGCTTTAAGATTTTATCTGGAAATTTATTTCCAGGAAGTCAGCACCACCTGGTGGCGTGACTGATCCACTGAAGATATTTAGGACCCTTCAGACGATACAAAAGAGCtcaaaaatattctatttaaatTTGCAAATGAAGTCATGTAATTATCTCCTGCCACCCTACAAAAAGCTAGTATTTAGCTAGCAGCTCCACTAATTTATCTTAGTTCATACAGCACCCAACACACGTATCAGCTTTAAAAGCTGACAACCAGCATTCCTGAGAGACTTTCATCCCATTAATTCTCTTCTCGAATCTCCCCCAGACCCAActagctctttttttcctggcatgCAGGTGTTGGTCTGGCTCACCATCCTCAAGTCAAAATACAGGATAACATTTCCCACAACCCCCTTCAATTTATGATTTGAATCAGCTAATTCCTTAGTCCCATTCATGGGGGTTACAGTTTTCTTGTGACTTTTGTCAACCAATGACAAGTATTGGCTTAGTTAAATTCCTCTTGCTTAAATATCAATGATGACAAAGACTTCtggcttttcttcttcacagaTCTGCATTGCTGAGTAAGTTATGGCTTTGACCTCTGTGCCCTAGAATgaaaaagacacaaaagcaTGAATTTTCTAAGCAAAATAAGACTAAGCAAGAAGTTGTGACAACAATGTGAGAACCAAACTCACGTAAACATTCTGAGTATTGACTGTTTCACTATTTTATCGTgcatcacaaaaacaaacaaactgttgAGTTTGCCAGTGTGAAGGAAGCATCAGCTCAACAGTTCAGAAATgtactcacaaaaaaaaaaaaaaaaaaaaagcaggatgtAAGACCTTAAGTTATTAGTGCCTGTGATACCactcaaatatatttatacttgGATCTCTTGCCAACTTAGAGGTCTGACTTAAAAGACACCACCCCCTCCCTATCCCCTAAAACATAAAGATGTACAGGTGAATCACTGCATACCTGAGGGTGTTTTTGTAAAGAGAACTCTTCTCCCcacctttaaaagcaaaaagaaaagaggtgaTCGTATTGGTAATATTTAATCAAATGTTACAACTAGTTTCATTGACAAGCATAGGACAGTGAGACTTTCATTTAAAGCCTCAAAGAATGGTAAAGGAGTCCACAATCCACTTTTTAGAAAGCATCAGTGCCCTCCCAGTACATCACAGTATTTCAGAGAGATGACTGAGGGCAACATGTGTCCTCAGTGGAAGATATTCATTACTTAGTTAATCGTTTAAAGCTCACCCAATTGATCTTATTTTGAATTGCATTCGGTCAATGTAAAGCACTTTCACCTCctgcagagaaagcaagagaaaaaaaatgtgttagaaCATCTTCTATCTTCAGGCACAATACCTCATTAACAAGAATATTCTACTGTTTAAATGGAAGCTAAAACCAGAAAATCTGAGCATTCTCAAAGATGCATACTGCTACTTGGAACATACAGACAGAAGAGCTGCCACTGAGGTATAATGGCAGGTAACGACTGTTTTTTTGTGGAAACAAAGCTAagtgtttatttctgaaatttttgtGCCTTGGAATCTTCTGCCTTACACCTAAGTGATCTGTTGtgtccctttttcttccctaaggGGACAGTGCATTCAGAGCCTGTACTATCAGAGAATTGACTTGTCCCACAAAATGgaaatagaacaaaacaaaacacttaccCTGGGTATAAAGAACTCATTGGCACTGAATTTATACAGCCACTCATCCAAGAAGTGAAAGAGAAGAGACAACATGTCATGCCCTGCATGATTGAAGCAGAGAAGGTAGTCAGTCAGTTGATTGCCCCAGTAAGAACACCCAAACATTTTAACTAGTACAGCTGATGTACAGCTTCTGCCCAAGTAGAAGATTCAAATTCGTTACGCTTAATTGAATTTTCATCCACTATTACAAAACCACACCTAAAAATCCAATATAAAAAGTCTTACCTTCTGCTTCTACCTCTACAGTATCCAGAGGTTCCACAGTCTCTGTATCAGTCATGTAGCCAAACATGGCCATAACACACTGCTCAAATGCTTCTTCCAAAGTGTCTCCCCATGCATGTAGCCTAAAGAGACACAGGATAATTTACCACACtgcaacaataaataaataaatagaagtatTATGCAGGTGAGAAATGTGAACATAAGAACAAATACAAAGGAAGTGACTGCACAGAAATGCTCCTCTATACCTATGCATTTGGGTAGATTacatagatttttcttcttacagtaCGTGAGAAGAATTTATTGggagaaaatagaaaacttaaaaaaaaaaaaaaacacagtaggAATGTCCTTTTGTAATACAGCTAATTGGTATCTATGAAAGTAGACTACTGAGAAAAACTCTGTTGTAAGGGCAAGCATTTAAAAGAAGGTTTCAAAAGACACTTCCAAAGAACAGAAGCACTACAGCAATAGTACTTTAGCAAAGAAACCAAGTATGTGGTTCTATGCCCTCTGAAGAGCAGAAATTAAATAGACAATCCAAAAAACTCAGTACATGACATTTCCTAATTCCATAAGGTCCATCTGTAACCAGTCTTCAACAGTCACCCCAGACTTGTATCAGTGTAAGAAATAACCCATTTGGCATATAGATAAATCCCACCTGCCCATACTTACTGCACATCTGCTGTGTGATCCAAAtctgaggaggaa
Encoded proteins:
- the LOC137843187 gene encoding zinc finger and BTB domain-containing protein 8A-like, with translation MEISSHQFHLLEQLNEQRKQDLFCDCSILVEGKVFKAHRNVLFASSGYFKMLLSQSSKDTSQPTIATFEVFSPETFMVILDFVYSGILPLTGQNVIEVMSAASYLQMTDILNVCKTYIKSSLDINEKEKDQYLSLSAKSTNSEPAHPTLYRSRRKAKSNPRRSYSIPDEKANMVNENSWSSYSSYLSSQMILQRADTQLSKRGRKQSSTRKRRKHLGLSQTRDFGQCKSNKAERAGEGCNASDSSHLSRAREEADFDAENDVDHNDYGYNHESEVIPKRWSVAQLEQELSRTSPEFMELKAEELYTSVPTVLGVMSSWNEDDLPRMRFKCPFCTHTVKRRADLKRHLRCHTGERPYPCEACGKRFTRLEHLRNHFQTIHQAGKLICRKCKRHVTDLTGCVVQQGTRRYRLCHKCLAEANFDSNPDDLDAEHSPVSSTGNKHSSWALEEEQKSDDETMEEPYNLVVRHVSSDDTPNEADEKVKPNLR
- the ZBTB8OS gene encoding protein archease isoform X1 is translated as MAGDERDYNLTAEQRATKAKYPPLNKKYEYLDHTADVQLHAWGDTLEEAFEQCVMAMFGYMTDTETVEPLDTVEVEAEGHDMLSLLFHFLDEWLYKFSANEFFIPREVKVLYIDRMQFKIRSIGWGEEFSLQKHPQGTEVKAITYSAMQICEEEKPEVFVIIDI
- the ZBTB8OS gene encoding protein archease isoform X2, which gives rise to MAGDERDYNLTAEQRATKAKYPPLNKKYEYLDHTADVQLHAWGDTLEEAFEQCVMAMFGYMTDTETVEPLDTVEVEAEGHDMLSLLFHFLDEWLYKFSANEFFIPRVGRRVLFTKTPSGHRGQSHNLLSNADL